The Planctellipticum variicoloris DNA window ACTCATATCAAGGCGCCATCGGACGGTGTGATCCGCGAGATCCTGGTTCGCACGGGTGATACGGTGGAAGCCGGTCAGGCAATGTGCGTCATCGACAGCCCGGATATCGGCGAGCGGCGCGCCGATGTGCAGCAGAAAGAAGACGACCTGAAACTGGCCCGGCGCGAGTCGGACTGGTGGCACGAGGTCCAGTCCAATCTCGGCGATCTGATTGGGGCGCTGCGTGAAGCGACGGATCTGCGGAAGGTCCAGGCGACGTTCCAGGACCGGACGCTGGGGGACTATCGCAACCAGCTCATCGGGGCCTACTCCCGCTTCCTCCTGGCCGACCGGCTGTCGGCCCGGCTGAAGCCGCTGGCGGACGAAGGGCTGGCGACCGTGCGGTCTCTGAACGAGCAGGTTTCCGCGCGCGAGATTGGCGAAGCGGAGTTTTCGTCCCTGTGCGAACAAGCGAAGTTCGAAGTTCAGCAGAAGCGCGGACGGGCCGATTCCGCCTTCGCCGACGCCGAGCGTCGGCTGGCCATCGCCCGGCAGCGACTCTCCTGGCTGACGGGGGGGGGCGAGCCGCCTGGCGGCATGAAGGATGAGTCGCTCAGCACGTGGCCTCTGGCGGCGCCGATGTCGGGAACGGTCGAAGAAGTGCCGATCGCCCCGCTGGAACGCGTCAAGCAGGGGGACGATTTGATGCTGGTCGCCGATACGACGCACTTGTACGTGCAGGCGGACATCCGGGAGAAGGACTGGGGGGCGATTCACGTGGCACAGGGGCAGATGATCGAGGTCCAGAGCCCGGCGCTCGCGGGGCGTCGACTTGAGGCCAAAGTCTCTTACATGGGGCGTTCGGTCGTCGTCGAGTCGCGGGCCGTGCCGCTGATTGCCGAGATCGACAACCCCGACGGGCTGTTGCGACCGGGAATGTTTGTGCGGGTGGCGCTGCCGGAGGCGAAACCGCGGGAGGTGGTGGCGATTCCGGAAGGGGCGGTCGTCAGCCATGAGGGGCGGGTGATGGTGTTTGTCGCCGCGGGCGAACGGGAGTTCGAGGCCCGCGAGATCAAGACGGGAATTCAGGAAGGGGGAACGGTCGAAGTCGTCGCGGGACTGCAGCCGGGCGAGAAGGTGGTGACGGAGGGGGCGTTCGTCCTCAAGTCGGAACTGCTGCTCGAACCTGAGGAATAGCCTTCCGCCGCGCAACACTCGTTTCCGATCAATTACTCCTGCACGAGCCGAGTGACTCACATGCTCTCCAAGCTGATCGATTTTTCCCTCGACAACCGGCTGCTGATCATTGCGATGATCGCGCTGATGGGTTTGCTGGGGGTTGTGGCGGCGCTGAATCTGCCGATTGACGCTGTGCCCGACATGACCAACGTGCAGGTGCAGGTGGTCACGGACGCCGGGGCGCTGACGCCGCTCGAAGTCGAGCAGT harbors:
- a CDS encoding efflux RND transporter periplasmic adaptor subunit; this translates as MKRLWSILLTGVLLAAGGFAAWRFGPDLLASKEAEPEPAPEVETRPKDRVALTEAKADAAHLKIEEVTRRSLVPQRWVPGRIDYNARRHTHIKAPSDGVIREILVRTGDTVEAGQAMCVIDSPDIGERRADVQQKEDDLKLARRESDWWHEVQSNLGDLIGALREATDLRKVQATFQDRTLGDYRNQLIGAYSRFLLADRLSARLKPLADEGLATVRSLNEQVSAREIGEAEFSSLCEQAKFEVQQKRGRADSAFADAERRLAIARQRLSWLTGGGEPPGGMKDESLSTWPLAAPMSGTVEEVPIAPLERVKQGDDLMLVADTTHLYVQADIREKDWGAIHVAQGQMIEVQSPALAGRRLEAKVSYMGRSVVVESRAVPLIAEIDNPDGLLRPGMFVRVALPEAKPREVVAIPEGAVVSHEGRVMVFVAAGEREFEAREIKTGIQEGGTVEVVAGLQPGEKVVTEGAFVLKSELLLEPEE